In Salvelinus alpinus chromosome 30, SLU_Salpinus.1, whole genome shotgun sequence, a single genomic region encodes these proteins:
- the LOC139559959 gene encoding zona pellucida sperm-binding protein 4-like: MASSARCVVVLLAVLVRYSSANTWGMLLQKHQAPVIQQVQKVRQLPQTRPVTYDQQAKKLKNQPQWPPQRVTQGPDATTPIEKCQVKAEERITCGVPDLTLAQCEAINCCFDERRCYYGKAVTVQCTRDGQFVVVVARDATLPNLDLDTISLLGPQDALCKPVGTTKAFAMYQFPVTACGTTLMEESGYMVYENNMMSSYEVEIGPRGSITRDSHFELQFQCKYSDTAVEFLVVEVNAVPPPAPVAATGLVRVELRLASGQCYNKGCVEEVEAYRSYYSEADYPVAKLLKDPVYAEVHILGRTDSNLVLNLDYCWATLTPSPLSLPKWDLLVDGCPYQDDRYLTNVIPVDGSSGLEFLTHYKRFAFKMFTFVDADTLAPLKDRVFIHCSTEVCHPTRTHSCQQSCNRQRRDVAAVNSVAGETVVSSGELILT, from the exons ATGGCATCATCAGCAAGGTGTGTAGTTGTGTTGCTGGCTGTGCTTGTGCGCTACAGTAGTGCAAATACTTGGGGAATGTTACTACAGAAGCACCAGGCTCCAGTAATTCAGCAGGTCCAGAAGGTGAGGCAGCTACCTCAGACCAGGCCAGTAACATATGACCAGCAGGCCAAGAAGCTGAAAAACCAGCCCCAGTGGCCACCTCAGCGGGTTACCCAGGGACCAGATGCCACAACTCCTATTGAGAAATGCCAAGTGAAAGCGGAGGAGCGAATTACTTGTGGTGTCCCAGATCTTACTCTTGCTCAATGTGAGGCAATCAACTGCTGTTTTGATGAGAGGCGGTGCTACTATGGAAAAGCAG TGACTGTACAGTGTACCAGAGATGGTCAGTTTGTTGTTGTGGTGGCCAGGGATGCCACTCTGCCCAACCTGGACCTTGATACCATCAGTCTACTTGGACCACAAGATGCCCTCTGTAAGCCTGTTGGCACCACTAAAGCCTTTGCCATGTACCAGTTCCCTGTCACAGCCTGTGGCACCACTCTCATG GAGGAGAGTGGCTATATGGTCTATGAGAACAATATGATGTCTTCCTATGAAGTGGAGATTGGACCTCGAGGCTCAATCACTAGAGACAGCCACTTTGA GCTGCAGTTCCAGTGTAAGTACTCTGACACTGCGGTGGAGTTTTTGGTGGTTGAGGTGAATGCTGTTCCTCCCCCTGCTCCAGTCGCTGCTACTGGACTTGTCCGAGTAGAGCTCCGACTGGCCAGCGGACAATGTTACAACAAGGGATGTGTGGAAG AAGTGGAAGCCTACAGGTCATACTACAGTGAGGCAGACTACCCAGTCGCAAAGCTCCTGAAGGATCCAGTGTATGCAGAGGTTCACATCCTGGGGAGGACAGACTCTAACCTGGTCCTGAATCTGGACTACTGCTGGGCCACcttgacccccagtcccctcagCTTGCCCAAGTGGGACCTCCTGGTTGATGG GTGTCCGTACCAGGATGACCGTTACCTGACCAATGTGATCCCTGTGGATGGCTCCTCTGGCCTTGAGTTCCTGACCCACTACAAACGCTTTGCGTTCAAGATGTTCACCTTTGTGGATGCAGACACTTTGGCCCCTTTGAaggacagg GTCTTCATCCACTGTAGTACAGAGGTGTGCCACCCTACTAGGACCCACTCCTGTCAACAGAGCTGCAACAGGCAAA GGAGAGATGTGGCTGCAGTGAATTCTGTGGCTGGAGAGACAGTGGTGTCCAGTGGGGAACTCATTCTGACCTGA
- the LOC139560638 gene encoding E3 ubiquitin-protein ligase TRIM39-like isoform X7: protein MASSEEQLQCSICLDVFAEPVTTPCGHNFCKACIGGYWDSTDVCKCPTCKNTFYKRPDLFFNTLISVKAAQFKKLAPVHVTPITPGQAQTTTLDKSGEVPCDICTETKHMALKSCLVCLTSYCETHLEHHRIVASLKKHKLIDPVENLEDRVCKKHERPLVLFCKREQACVCQFCTETEHKTHKTVPIEEEYGERKAQMGKSKGTFQKMIQERLKKVKEIEQAVELSKRDAEREIADSLQVFTALVRSIERNQAELIEVVEEKQKAAERQAERLIEELEQEITELKRRSTELEQLSDIKDHLHLLQSSTSLYTTLPPTKNWSEISVHSDLCVGTVRRAVSQLEETLNKEMEMFPRIKLKRMQQCAVDVTLDPDTAFPYLILSGDQKEVRYGAIKQELPDNPERFDCHPRVLGMEGFSSGKFYYEVQVKEKTWWALGVARESINRKGMNVLSPEFGAWTIELRNRNEYGARTELVVPLTMREKPQKVGVFVDYKKGQVSFYDVEARSHIYSFTGCTFTERLYPLLSSPDPSGDNSAPLIFSPIMSD, encoded by the coding sequence ATGGCTTCTTCTGAAGAGCAGCTCCAGTGTTCTATCTGTCTAGATGTGTTCGCTGAGCCAGTCACCACTCCCTGTGGACACAACTTCTGCAAGGCCTGTATCGGAGGATACTGGGATAGCACTGACGTGTGCAAGTGTCCCAcatgtaaaaatacattttataagaGACCAGATCTCTTTTTCAATACTTTAATTTCTGTGAAGGCTGCTCAATTCAAGAAGTTAGCTCCAGTTCATGTCACACCCATCACCCCAGGACAAGCCCAAACCACAACCCTCGACAAATCTGGAGAAGTACCATGTGACATCTGCACTGAGACAAAGCACATGGCCCTGAAGTCCTGTTTGGTGTGTCTGACCTCTTATTGTGAGACTCACCTGGAGCATCATCGGATAGTGGCGTCTTTAAAGAAGCACAAGCTGATTGACCCTGTGGAGAACCTGGAAGACCGGGTGTGTAAGAAGCATGAGAGACCCCTGGTGCTGTTCTGTAAGAGAGAACAAGCATGTGTGTGTCAGTTCTGCACTGAGACAGAACACAAGACTCATAAGACTGTCCCCATAGAGGAAGAGTATGGAGAGAGGAAGGCTCAGATGGGGAAAAGTAAGGGTACATTTCAGAAGATGATCCAGGAGAGACTGAAGAAGGTTAAGGAGATCGAACAGGCAGTAGAGCTCAgcaagagagatgcagagagagagatagcagacaGTTTGCAGGTCTTCACTGCTCTGGTTCGTTCCATTGAGAGAAACCAGGCTGAGCTCATTGAGGTGGTTGAGGAGAAGCAGAAAgcagcagagagacaggctgaAAGGCTCATTGAAGAGCTGGAGCAGGAAATCACTGAACTAAAGAGGAGAAGCACTGAGCTGGAGCAGCTCTCAGATATTAAGGACCACCTTCACCTCCTTCAGAGCTCCACATCCCTCTATACCACCCTTCCACCTACCAAGAactggtctgagatcagtgttcacagcGACCTGTGTGTTGGGACTGTGAGAAGAGCTGTGTCTCAACTGGAGGAGACACTCAATAAAGAGATGGAGATGTTTCCTCGAATCAAGCTGAAGAGGATGCAGCAGTGTGCAGTGGATGTGACGCTGGACCCTGACACAGCATTTCCTTATCTTATCCTGTCTGGGGACCAGAAAGAAGTGAGATATGGAGCCATAAAACAGGAACTCCCTGACAACCCAGAGAGGTTTGATTGTCATCCCCGTGTGTTAGGAATGGAGGGGTTCTCTTCAGGGAAATTCTACTATGAGGTACAGGTGAAGGAGAAGACTTGGTGGGCTTTAGGAGTGGCTAGAGAGTCCATCAACAGGAAGGGGATGAATGTACTGAGTCCTGAATTTGGAGCCTGGACTATAGAGCTGAGGAATAGGAATGAGTATGGAGCTCGCACTGAGCTTGTAGTTCCCCTCACCATGAGAGAGAAGCCCCAGAAAGTGGGTGTGTTTGTAGATTATAAGAAGGGTCAGGTCTCCTTTTAcgatgtggaggccaggtctcaTATCTACTCTTTCACTGGCTGCACCTTCACTGAGAGACTCTACCCACTGTTGTCTTCACCTGATCCTTCTGGTGATAACTCCGCTCCACTTATCTTCTCTCCCATCATGTCTGACTGA
- the LOC139560638 gene encoding chloride channel protein 2-like isoform X12, which produces MFLLQNELRNTEMLSAACAVGVGCCFAAPIGGVLFSIEVTSTFFAVRNYWRGFFAATFSAFIFRVLAVWNQDEETITALFKTRFRLDFPFDLQELPAFAILGIACGFGGALFVYLNRLIVECMRKQKTINKFLLRNYGFF; this is translated from the exons ATGTTCCTATTACAGAATGAgttgaggaacacagagatgctATCAGCAGCGTGTGCAGTAGGGGTGGGATGCTGCTTTGCTGCCCCTATTGGAG GTGTGCTCTTCAGCATTGAGGTAACCTCAACGTTCTTTGCGGTGAGGAACTATTGGAGGGGCTTTTTTGCTGCCACCTTCAGCGCCTTCATCTTCAGAGTACTGGCTGTGTGGAACCAGGACGAAg agaCCATCACGGCTCTTTTTAAGACACGTTTCCGTCTGGACTTCCCCTTTGACCTCCAGGAGTTGCCAGCCTTCGCCATCCtggg GATTGCGTGTGGTTTTGGTGGGGCCCTGTTTGTCTACCTGAACAGACTGATAGTAGAGTGTATGAGGAAACAGAAGACCATCAACAAGTTCCTGCTTAGGAA CTATGGCTTCTTCTGA
- the LOC139560641 gene encoding chloride channel protein 2-like isoform X3, with translation MDEDFATMPAKDKAENRSLQYQQTLMYGRYTQELGVYAKEEAARLRDGGGLRRSTSIRSRSAELLEYEKDPCAKCHVCTSRCQKFLISRVGEDWIFLILLGLVMALVSWVMDYAIAFCQQAQKWMYGGLNSNMLLQYLAWVTYPVVLITFSAGFTQILAPQAVGSGIPEMKTILRGVVLKEYLTFKTFVAKVIGLTCALGSGMPLGKEGPFVHVASLCAALLSKCIAALFGGIYMVRQPPTPHTLNLVLVSV, from the exons ATGTATGGGCGTTACACACAGGAACTCGGTGTGTATGCCAAGGAGGAGGCGGCCCGCCTGCGTGATGGCGGGGGACTGCGGAGGTCCACCAGTATTCGCAGCCGGTCGGCAGAGCTGCTAGAGTATGAGAAAGACCCCTGCGCCAAATGTCATG tATGTACGTCTCGCTGTCAGAAGTTCCTGATCTCTCGCGTGGGCGAGGACTGGATCTTTCTCATCCTCCTGGGTCTGGTCATGGCCCTGGTCAGCTGGGTGATGGACTACGCTATAGCCTTCTGTCaacaag CTCAGAAGTGGATGTACGGGGGACTGAACAGTAACATGCTCCTGCAGTACCTGGCCTGGGTCACCTACCCAGTGGTGCTCATCACTTTCTCAGCAGGGTTCACACAGATACTGGCCCCGCAGGCTGTGG GTTCGGGTATCCCAGAGATGAAGACCATTCTTAGAGGTGTGGTACTTAAGGAGTATCTCACCTTTAAAACCTTTGTGGCCAAGGTTATCGGGCTGACCTGTGCTCTGGGCAGTGGCATGCCCCTGGGAAAGGAG GGCCCATTCGTTCATGTGGCCAGTCTGTGTGCAGCTCTCCTGAGTAAATGCATAGCTGCCTTGTTTGGTGGGATTTACATGGTGAGAcagccccccaccccacacacactcaaTTTGGTTTTAGTATCTGTGTGA